Proteins co-encoded in one Cryptosporangium minutisporangium genomic window:
- a CDS encoding TetR/AcrR family transcriptional regulator, giving the protein MAVTTDKRLLRGARTRQAVLRRAVDVASLDGLDGLSFGRLAEDTGMSKAGVQTLFRTKEALQLATVDTARDLFVDAVVRPAAAAPHGRARLLALVDHWITYAEAPLFAGGCFRVANLATFDSHPGPVHDALARDQRDWTELLAKQFRTAVAAGEIAAVDAEHAAFGLDALLCATNTALRFGDQRAVARLRDLAGPLLSATR; this is encoded by the coding sequence ATGGCGGTAACCACGGACAAACGCCTGCTCCGCGGGGCGCGGACCCGGCAGGCAGTCCTCCGGCGCGCCGTGGACGTCGCCTCGCTCGACGGCCTCGACGGCCTGAGCTTCGGACGGCTGGCCGAGGACACCGGGATGAGCAAGGCCGGTGTCCAGACGCTGTTCCGGACGAAGGAGGCGCTCCAGCTGGCCACCGTGGACACCGCGCGGGACCTCTTCGTCGACGCGGTGGTCCGGCCGGCCGCGGCAGCGCCGCACGGGCGGGCGCGCCTGCTCGCGCTGGTGGACCACTGGATCACCTACGCGGAGGCACCGCTGTTCGCCGGCGGCTGCTTCCGCGTCGCGAACCTGGCGACGTTCGACAGCCACCCGGGTCCGGTGCACGACGCGCTCGCCCGGGACCAGCGGGACTGGACCGAGTTGCTGGCGAAGCAGTTCCGCACGGCCGTCGCGGCCGGCGAGATCGCCGCGGTGGACGCCGAACACGCCGCGTTCGGCCTGGACGCACTGCTGTGCGCGACGAACACCGCACTGCGCTTCGGCGACCAGCGGGCCGTTGCCCGCCTGCGCGACCTGGCCGGGCCGCTGCTGTCGGCAACCCGGTAG
- a CDS encoding SGNH/GDSL hydrolase family protein, whose product MNTDTLPEDADPFCLSPDAASGLLASAPWRRYASIGDSLSAGTGDASPGYRDGGWPDRLAAHLRSVRPELAYLNTAVVGATTEDTLRTQLDRALAFEPDLLHLPCGANDLLRRTPDFDAIARSLRVLYDRAATTGATLTTFTLSSAYVVPVFPDWCDRIQRLNALVRAIAAAYDAVLVDMEDHPVKFRDDLLSADRIHFAGVGQAVLASEMVRALARRLTQ is encoded by the coding sequence GTGAACACCGACACCCTCCCGGAAGACGCCGATCCCTTCTGCCTGTCCCCCGACGCCGCGTCCGGCCTGCTCGCGTCCGCACCGTGGCGGCGGTACGCGTCGATCGGCGACAGCCTCTCCGCCGGAACCGGCGACGCCAGCCCGGGCTACCGTGACGGCGGCTGGCCCGATCGGCTCGCCGCTCACCTGCGGAGCGTCCGGCCCGAGCTCGCCTACCTGAACACGGCGGTCGTCGGCGCGACGACCGAAGACACGCTCCGCACCCAGCTGGACCGGGCGCTGGCGTTCGAGCCCGACCTCCTGCACCTGCCGTGCGGAGCCAACGACCTGCTCCGGAGGACACCCGACTTCGACGCGATCGCCCGCTCGCTGCGCGTTCTCTACGACCGGGCCGCGACGACCGGCGCGACGCTCACCACGTTCACGCTCTCGTCGGCCTACGTGGTCCCGGTGTTCCCGGACTGGTGCGACCGGATCCAGCGGCTGAACGCCCTCGTCCGGGCGATCGCCGCGGCGTACGACGCCGTCCTCGTCGACATGGAGGACCACCCGGTCAAGTTCCGGGACGATCTGCTCAGCGCCGACCGCATCCACTTCGCCGGCGTCGGGCAGGCGGTGCTCGCCAGCGAGATGGTGCGGGCGCTCGCTCGTCGCCTGACCCAGTGA
- a CDS encoding PstS family phosphate ABC transporter substrate-binding protein has product MLSDIGDNADTILTFLTTIATLVTAAGWLFERVSSRNRKRLNYRVHWNESLTRPEGQPFANDLELKHKNEVVRDPQVVVIRVENTGGSLSARDFDPPLVFGFGTRRVIHAVVAETAPRTLFAGKADDLEAAAATGQTELPLPPVEMRHGDRFKLTVLLNGRHDRVTGSWDRRDARLIEEDKRVRRSRRGLALGGATLALLGLLLGLIIVPSDSKPRTVATIGCHAGTVSISGSTALRPAIETLAAEFEKRCRDTDPDAVPQIVISESGSRTALDTLVRLGTSATNQEIQRTRLVMYDGAAEDPGRVLARHTLGIGIFGIVAHRGAIPDGGLSRAEVRRLWDGRASTFEAVDGADQEVKLISRHPGSGTRDRFERTVLGGRPAAAPQTSSDCTGLDPRPKSDVVHCVRQTTEAVLDVVDALDGAIGYADVRAAARYPDVEVIRLDGYGPSEEDVASEAYPFWAVENLYTFGEPPSGTALKDFLAFVATDEARAILTDKFGYLPCSRFNRSEPARACASK; this is encoded by the coding sequence ATGCTCAGCGACATCGGCGACAATGCCGACACGATTCTGACGTTTCTCACGACGATAGCGACGCTGGTCACCGCGGCCGGCTGGCTGTTCGAACGGGTCAGCAGCCGGAACCGGAAACGCCTGAACTATCGGGTGCACTGGAATGAATCGCTCACTCGGCCGGAGGGTCAGCCGTTCGCCAACGACCTGGAACTGAAGCACAAGAATGAAGTCGTCCGAGATCCCCAAGTCGTGGTGATCCGGGTCGAGAACACCGGTGGATCGTTGTCCGCCAGGGACTTCGACCCGCCGCTGGTGTTCGGATTCGGCACGCGTCGGGTCATCCACGCGGTCGTGGCCGAGACCGCGCCGCGCACGCTGTTCGCCGGGAAGGCCGACGACCTCGAAGCAGCCGCCGCCACGGGCCAGACCGAATTACCCCTGCCGCCGGTCGAGATGCGCCACGGTGACCGCTTCAAACTCACCGTGCTGCTCAACGGCCGCCACGACAGGGTCACCGGCTCCTGGGACCGTCGGGACGCACGACTGATCGAGGAGGACAAGCGGGTCCGGCGGAGTCGCCGGGGCCTCGCGCTCGGCGGTGCGACGCTCGCGCTGCTCGGTCTGCTGCTCGGCCTGATCATCGTGCCGTCCGATTCGAAGCCCCGCACCGTCGCGACGATCGGCTGCCACGCCGGCACCGTCTCGATCAGCGGCTCCACCGCACTCCGCCCCGCGATCGAAACCCTCGCCGCCGAGTTCGAGAAGCGGTGCCGGGACACCGATCCGGACGCCGTGCCGCAGATCGTGATCAGCGAGTCCGGGAGTCGGACCGCGCTCGACACGCTGGTCCGGCTCGGCACCAGCGCTACCAACCAGGAGATCCAGCGCACCCGGCTGGTCATGTACGACGGCGCCGCGGAGGACCCCGGCCGGGTGCTGGCCCGGCACACGCTCGGGATCGGCATCTTCGGCATCGTCGCCCACCGGGGCGCGATTCCCGACGGCGGTCTCTCCCGCGCGGAGGTGCGGCGGCTCTGGGACGGCCGAGCGTCCACGTTCGAGGCGGTGGACGGCGCCGACCAGGAGGTGAAGCTGATCAGTCGGCATCCGGGCTCCGGTACCCGGGACCGGTTCGAACGGACCGTGCTCGGGGGGCGTCCGGCGGCCGCGCCGCAGACGTCGTCCGACTGCACCGGGTTGGATCCGCGCCCGAAGTCCGACGTCGTCCACTGCGTGCGGCAGACGACCGAGGCAGTACTGGACGTCGTCGACGCGCTGGACGGCGCGATCGGCTACGCGGACGTCCGCGCCGCGGCCCGGTATCCGGACGTGGAGGTGATCCGGCTCGACGGGTACGGCCCGTCCGAGGAGGACGTCGCGTCGGAGGCGTATCCGTTCTGGGCGGTCGAGAACCTCTACACGTTCGGCGAGCCGCCGTCGGGCACCGCGCTCAAGGACTTCCTCGCGTTCGTCGCCACCGACGAGGCACGGGCGATCCTCACCGACAAGTTCGGATACCTCCCGTGCAGCCGGTTCAACCGGAGCGAGCCGGCCCGCGCCTGCGCGTCGAAGTAG
- a CDS encoding alkaline phosphatase D family protein has translation MEYPLPRRRFLALVGSAGAGFLGPSLVTADGRHLRVSSARAERLPSGMFTLGVASGDPLPDGVVLWTRLAPRPTDGGGMPAAPVEVRWEIATDERFRTVVRTGTAVAHPAAAHTLHVDARGLRPAADYFYRFRVGNQTSPIGRTRTAPAPDAHPRRLRFATASCQNWQDGYYTAYRSLATEELDFLLFLGDYIYEAAPWPGTLRAHTGPGQPYTLEDYRNRHAQYRTDPDLARMHAAAPWIVSLDDHDVDDNWTGDAPADPGQREPVRFPARKAAALRAFAEHLPMRVGPGHRLYRRLRFGDLATLHVLDTRQYRSPHPRTVEEAEEPWRTMTGLTQERWLVDGLAGAGSRWNLLANQVLWASADSRAGPGERYSFDSWDGYRVQRRRLLEYLGSGAARNPVVLTGDTHATWVNDLKPDARTDGSPVVGAELAGTSITSGGDPDVEGFRREHDSLRAENPHCKYLDNRRGYLLGELSATALQVRLRVVDTVLDPAGGAVRTGARFVVQSDRPGAALDGPPDLTGAPGGAAPPIGPRR, from the coding sequence ATGGAATACCCACTCCCTCGCCGCCGCTTCCTCGCCCTGGTCGGGTCCGCCGGGGCGGGTTTCCTGGGTCCCTCGCTGGTGACCGCCGACGGACGGCACCTCCGGGTGTCGTCGGCCCGGGCGGAGCGGCTCCCGTCCGGGATGTTCACGCTCGGGGTGGCGTCCGGCGATCCGTTACCCGACGGCGTCGTGCTCTGGACCCGGCTGGCTCCCCGCCCCACGGACGGCGGCGGCATGCCCGCCGCACCGGTCGAGGTCCGGTGGGAGATCGCGACCGACGAACGCTTCCGCACGGTCGTGCGGACCGGTACCGCGGTCGCACACCCCGCCGCTGCGCACACGCTCCATGTGGACGCCCGGGGACTGCGCCCCGCTGCCGACTACTTCTACCGCTTCCGGGTCGGGAACCAGACGTCCCCGATCGGCCGCACCCGCACCGCCCCCGCGCCGGACGCCCACCCCCGCCGACTGCGGTTCGCCACCGCGTCGTGCCAGAACTGGCAGGACGGCTACTACACCGCCTATCGCTCGCTCGCGACCGAGGAGCTGGACTTCCTGCTGTTCCTCGGCGACTACATCTACGAGGCCGCGCCGTGGCCAGGAACGCTCCGCGCGCACACCGGCCCCGGCCAGCCGTACACGCTCGAGGACTACCGCAACCGGCACGCCCAGTACCGCACCGACCCCGACCTCGCCCGGATGCACGCCGCCGCACCCTGGATCGTCTCCCTCGACGACCACGACGTCGACGACAACTGGACCGGCGACGCGCCCGCCGACCCCGGGCAGCGGGAACCCGTCCGTTTCCCGGCCCGCAAGGCCGCGGCCCTGCGCGCGTTCGCCGAGCACCTTCCGATGCGGGTCGGCCCGGGGCACCGCCTCTACCGTCGGCTCCGGTTCGGCGACCTGGCCACGCTGCACGTCCTCGACACCCGTCAATACCGCTCGCCACACCCCCGCACGGTCGAGGAGGCGGAAGAACCCTGGCGGACGATGACCGGGCTCACCCAGGAACGCTGGCTGGTCGACGGGTTGGCCGGTGCCGGGAGCCGGTGGAACCTGCTGGCGAACCAGGTGCTGTGGGCGTCCGCCGACAGCCGGGCCGGGCCGGGCGAGCGGTACAGCTTCGACAGCTGGGACGGGTACCGGGTACAGCGGCGGCGGCTGCTCGAGTACCTGGGCAGCGGCGCGGCGCGCAACCCCGTCGTCCTCACCGGGGACACGCATGCGACCTGGGTCAACGACCTGAAGCCGGACGCGCGGACCGACGGCTCCCCGGTGGTCGGCGCCGAGCTCGCCGGTACCTCGATCACCTCCGGCGGCGACCCGGACGTGGAGGGGTTCCGCCGCGAGCACGACTCGCTGCGCGCCGAGAACCCGCACTGCAAGTACCTCGACAACCGGCGCGGCTACCTGCTCGGCGAGCTGTCCGCCACCGCGTTGCAGGTCCGGCTGCGCGTCGTCGACACGGTGCTCGACCCGGCGGGCGGCGCGGTGCGGACGGGCGCCCGCTTCGTGGTGCAGAGCGACCGGCCCGGCGCCGCGCTGGACGGCCCACCCGATCTGACCGGCGCACCGGGCGGCGCGGCCCCACCGATCGGACCGCGCCGGTGA
- a CDS encoding TetR/AcrR family transcriptional regulator, whose product MTSAVPVVKPGRKRDHSRDPEILDAALDVLAETGYDGMTLDQVAGRAKAGKATLYRRWPSKAELVIDAIACMKKEDLRPEALPDTGTLRGDLLAMIKPPTIQDAKRKLQIMTGVVSMLSKHPELGDALRAAMIEPRAAANRFLLRRAIERGEIRPDCDVDFLALLSPSMTVYRTLIQQRPVDQAFLVSIIDEILLPAVRRTDS is encoded by the coding sequence ATGACGTCCGCCGTTCCCGTGGTCAAGCCGGGCCGCAAGCGCGACCACAGCCGCGACCCCGAGATCCTCGACGCGGCGCTGGACGTCCTCGCCGAGACCGGCTACGACGGCATGACGCTCGACCAGGTCGCGGGCCGCGCCAAGGCCGGTAAGGCGACGCTCTACCGCCGCTGGCCGTCCAAGGCCGAGCTGGTCATCGACGCGATCGCCTGCATGAAGAAGGAGGATCTCCGGCCGGAGGCGCTCCCCGACACCGGCACGCTGCGTGGCGACCTGCTGGCGATGATCAAGCCACCGACGATCCAGGACGCGAAGCGCAAGCTCCAGATCATGACCGGCGTGGTCTCGATGCTCTCCAAGCATCCCGAGCTCGGCGACGCGCTCCGGGCGGCGATGATCGAGCCACGCGCCGCCGCGAACCGGTTCCTGCTCCGCCGTGCGATCGAGCGCGGCGAGATCCGCCCCGACTGCGACGTCGATTTCCTGGCGCTGCTCAGCCCGTCGATGACGGTCTACCGCACGCTGATCCAGCAGCGACCGGTCGACCAGGCGTTCCTCGTCTCGATCATCGACGAGATCCTGCTGCCCGCGGTCCGGCGCACCGACTCCTAG
- a CDS encoding MFS transporter codes for MTSATISPPTDAASSRRWWALVTVGLAQLMVVLDATVVNIALPATQADLGFSNGDRQWIITAYSLAFGSLLLLGGRLSDLIGRKRTFLIALVGFAAASALGGAAQSFGALVGARALQGVFGALLAPTALAVLTTTFTAPRERARAFGVFGAVAAAGGAIGLLLGGALTETLSWRWTLYINVVIAAVALVGTLLFVASPARIGPRPRLDVPGTVLVSAALFAIVYGFSNAETDGWGSVRTWGMLTAGVLLLVGFLAWQRRAAHPLLPLGILLHRDRGAAYLAVLIAATGMFGVFLFVTYYLQGTLGYSPIRTGLAFLPMVIALAVAAQLSTNLLVPRLGPKVMVPIGLGLGAIAMVALTRLGLHSTYVSDLLVPLTLLGFGMGTTMPAAMQSATLGIDRQFAGVASALVNTSQQVGGSIGTALLNTLAATTAANYLVAHGPVTDAVAAEAAVQSYATAYWWGAGFFATGAVLAALLFRRRVSPDAVPDTAPAPDLVPAVAH; via the coding sequence ATGACTTCGGCAACTATCTCGCCGCCGACCGACGCGGCTTCCTCCCGGCGCTGGTGGGCGCTGGTCACCGTGGGCCTGGCCCAGCTGATGGTGGTGCTCGACGCCACCGTCGTGAACATCGCGCTGCCCGCGACCCAGGCCGATCTCGGGTTCTCCAACGGGGACCGGCAGTGGATCATCACCGCCTACTCGCTCGCGTTCGGCAGCCTCCTGCTGCTCGGCGGCCGCCTCTCCGATCTGATCGGCCGTAAGCGCACGTTCCTCATCGCGCTCGTCGGGTTCGCCGCCGCCTCGGCGCTCGGCGGTGCGGCCCAGAGCTTCGGCGCGCTGGTCGGCGCCCGCGCGCTGCAAGGCGTGTTCGGTGCGCTGCTCGCGCCCACCGCCCTCGCGGTCCTCACCACCACGTTCACCGCTCCGCGCGAGCGGGCCCGCGCGTTCGGCGTCTTCGGCGCGGTCGCCGCGGCCGGCGGCGCGATCGGCCTGCTCCTCGGCGGCGCCCTCACCGAGACGCTCAGCTGGCGCTGGACGCTCTACATCAACGTCGTGATCGCCGCCGTGGCCCTCGTCGGCACGCTGCTCTTCGTCGCGTCGCCGGCCCGCATCGGACCGCGCCCACGGCTCGACGTGCCCGGAACCGTGCTGGTCTCGGCGGCCTTGTTCGCGATCGTCTACGGGTTCTCCAACGCCGAGACCGACGGCTGGGGCTCCGTCCGGACCTGGGGGATGCTGACCGCCGGCGTGCTGCTGCTGGTCGGCTTCCTGGCGTGGCAGCGCCGGGCCGCGCACCCGCTGCTCCCGCTCGGCATCCTGCTGCACCGTGACCGGGGAGCCGCGTACCTCGCGGTGCTCATCGCGGCGACCGGCATGTTCGGTGTGTTCCTGTTCGTCACGTACTACCTCCAGGGCACGCTCGGTTACTCGCCGATCCGCACCGGCCTGGCGTTCCTGCCGATGGTGATCGCGCTGGCGGTGGCCGCGCAGCTCTCGACGAACCTCCTGGTGCCCCGGCTGGGGCCGAAGGTGATGGTGCCGATCGGGCTCGGGCTGGGTGCGATCGCGATGGTCGCGCTGACTCGCCTCGGTCTGCACTCGACGTACGTGTCGGACCTGCTCGTGCCGCTGACGCTGCTCGGCTTCGGCATGGGGACGACGATGCCCGCCGCGATGCAGTCGGCGACGCTCGGCATCGACCGACAGTTCGCCGGGGTGGCGTCCGCGCTGGTCAACACCAGTCAGCAGGTCGGCGGGTCGATCGGCACCGCGCTGCTGAACACGCTCGCCGCCACCACCGCGGCGAACTACCTGGTCGCGCACGGGCCGGTCACCGACGCGGTGGCGGCGGAGGCCGCGGTGCAGAGTTATGCGACCGCGTACTGGTGGGGCGCCGGGTTCTTCGCGACCGGAGCGGTGCTCGCCGCGCTCCTCTTCCGGCGCCGGGTCTCGCCGGACGCCGTGCCCGACACCGCACCCGCCCCCGACTTGGTTCCCGCCGTCGCCCACTGA
- a CDS encoding ABC transporter permease translates to MRPRLSDALRGEWTKLRTSPGAAWSVLAIAVATAGLSALAVGSVTCPCATDTMKLTLSGVQLGQAVAAVFAVVLLGGEYGTGMITVTLAALPDRVSVLAAKATLVLGLVGGAGAVGVGAAWLIGRAVLGDDLGPGAVLRPVVGSVLYLMLVALLGLGAAAVARASAAAIGVVLGLLYIGPIVTAMVSDPDWQRHLRQVLPADAGLAVQATINLDDLPVEPWHGLGVLALWTVGTLLLGAFLLHRRDA, encoded by the coding sequence ATGCGGCCCCGGCTTTCCGACGCCCTGCGGGGCGAGTGGACCAAGTTGCGGACGTCGCCCGGCGCCGCGTGGTCGGTGCTCGCGATCGCGGTGGCCACTGCCGGGCTGAGCGCGCTGGCGGTGGGTTCGGTGACCTGCCCCTGTGCCACCGACACGATGAAGCTGACGCTGAGCGGCGTCCAGCTCGGCCAGGCGGTGGCCGCGGTGTTCGCGGTCGTGTTGCTCGGCGGCGAGTACGGCACCGGGATGATCACGGTGACGCTCGCCGCACTGCCGGACCGGGTCTCGGTGCTGGCCGCGAAGGCGACGCTGGTACTGGGTCTGGTTGGGGGCGCGGGGGCGGTCGGCGTCGGCGCCGCCTGGCTGATCGGGCGGGCCGTGCTCGGGGACGACCTCGGCCCCGGTGCGGTGCTGCGCCCGGTGGTGGGTTCGGTGCTCTACCTGATGCTGGTCGCGCTGCTGGGGCTCGGCGCGGCGGCGGTGGCGCGGGCGTCGGCGGCGGCGATCGGCGTCGTGCTCGGGCTGCTCTACATCGGTCCGATCGTCACGGCGATGGTGAGCGATCCGGACTGGCAGCGGCACCTGCGGCAGGTCTTGCCCGCGGACGCGGGGCTGGCCGTGCAGGCGACGATCAACCTCGACGACCTGCCGGTCGAGCCGTGGCACGGGCTAGGGGTGCTCGCGCTCTGGACGGTGGGCACGCTCCTCCTCGGCGCGTTCCTGCTCCACCGCCGCGACGCCTGA
- a CDS encoding ABC transporter permease subunit: MTGQLGRLLRAEWTKFRTVRGWVLATIGAAVLIVGIGVLPGMQGTCGDDCGLPIGPEGQEVSDSFRFVHRTLTGDGTITARITSLTGSTMAGGPPEPGLVPWAKVGLMLKDGTSPGSSYAAVMLTGGHGVRLQYDYVHDVAGPAVDSAPRWLRLTRSGDTVTAAESTDGTGWRTVGRVTVRHLPDTVEAGLFATSPQYSEVSDTSFGTIGATGGPSTATAEFDSVRLDGTAGRSWRSDHVGGPDRTGDSPTADSPVAGSSQEHAPGPPQPESGSTEENGVFTLTGSGDVAPAVSGANGLGTSVSQTLVGTFAGLILFVVVATLFVTVEYRRGLIGTTLTAGPARGWMLAAKAVVLAAVTAVTGAIAAAVVVTLGQRVLRANGVYVNAVSTATEVRIVLGTAALLAACAVLALALGTVIRRSAAALTTVLAVTVLPYLLALSVLPNGVGDWVLRLTPAAAFAVQQSAVEYAQVDNLYIPSLGYFPLPPAGGLAVLLAWTAAAFALAVVVLRRRDV; this comes from the coding sequence ATGACCGGGCAGCTCGGGCGCCTGCTCCGCGCCGAGTGGACGAAGTTCCGGACCGTGCGAGGCTGGGTCCTCGCGACGATCGGCGCCGCCGTGCTGATCGTCGGGATCGGGGTGCTCCCGGGCATGCAGGGTACGTGCGGCGACGACTGCGGGCTGCCGATCGGCCCGGAGGGGCAGGAGGTCAGCGACAGCTTCCGGTTCGTCCATCGGACGCTCACCGGAGACGGGACGATCACCGCCCGGATCACCTCGCTGACCGGCTCGACGATGGCCGGTGGTCCGCCCGAGCCCGGCTTGGTGCCGTGGGCGAAGGTCGGGCTGATGCTCAAGGACGGCACCTCGCCCGGGTCCTCGTACGCCGCGGTGATGCTCACCGGCGGCCACGGCGTCCGCCTGCAGTACGACTACGTGCACGACGTCGCGGGCCCGGCCGTGGACAGCGCACCGCGGTGGCTGCGGCTGACGCGGTCCGGCGACACGGTCACCGCGGCCGAGTCGACGGACGGCACCGGCTGGCGGACGGTGGGCCGGGTGACCGTGCGGCACCTGCCGGATACCGTGGAGGCGGGCCTGTTCGCGACGTCCCCGCAGTACTCCGAGGTGTCGGACACGTCGTTCGGGACGATCGGTGCGACCGGCGGTCCGAGCACCGCGACCGCGGAGTTCGACTCCGTCCGACTGGACGGCACCGCGGGCCGCTCGTGGCGCAGTGACCACGTGGGCGGACCGGATCGGACCGGCGACTCCCCCACGGCCGACTCCCCCGTCGCCGGTTCGTCCCAGGAGCACGCCCCCGGACCGCCCCAGCCCGAGTCCGGCTCGACGGAGGAGAACGGGGTCTTCACGCTGACCGGGTCCGGTGACGTCGCACCGGCCGTCTCCGGAGCGAACGGCCTGGGCACGAGCGTCAGCCAGACGCTCGTCGGGACGTTCGCCGGGCTGATCCTGTTCGTCGTCGTCGCCACGCTCTTCGTCACCGTCGAGTACCGGCGCGGGCTGATCGGCACCACGCTCACCGCCGGTCCCGCGCGCGGGTGGATGCTCGCGGCGAAGGCGGTGGTGCTCGCGGCGGTCACGGCGGTCACCGGCGCCATCGCCGCGGCGGTCGTCGTGACGCTGGGGCAGCGGGTGCTGCGCGCCAACGGCGTGTACGTCAACGCGGTGTCGACCGCCACCGAGGTCCGGATCGTGCTCGGTACCGCGGCGCTGCTCGCGGCCTGCGCGGTGCTGGCGCTGGCGCTGGGGACCGTGATCCGGCGTAGCGCGGCGGCGCTCACCACCGTGCTCGCCGTGACCGTGCTGCCGTACCTGCTGGCGCTGAGCGTGTTACCGAACGGCGTGGGCGACTGGGTGCTGCGGCTCACGCCAGCCGCCGCGTTCGCCGTGCAGCAGAGCGCGGTCGAGTACGCCCAGGTCGACAACCTCTACATCCCTTCGCTCGGGTACTTCCCGCTGCCGCCCGCCGGTGGGCTGGCCGTACTGCTGGCCTGGACCGCGGCCGCGTTCGCGCTCGCGGTCGTCGTCCTGCGCCGCCGGGACGTCTGA
- a CDS encoding response regulator transcription factor produces the protein MRVLVVEDFEILARTLGTGLRREGMAVDVVLDGATALERLAITPYDVAVLDRDLPGVHGDEVCRRIVADHPACRVLMLTAASTVRQRVDGLGLGADDYLPKPFDFAELVARVRALARRPGPALPPTLESGDLTLDPNRRVATRAGRRLDLSPKEFAVLEYLLASPGRVISPEELLEHVWDEAADPFTTAVKTTIRRLRTKLGDPPVVHTVRGGGYRLGQL, from the coding sequence GTGAGAGTGCTGGTCGTGGAGGACTTCGAGATCTTGGCGCGGACGCTGGGAACCGGGCTGCGGCGGGAAGGAATGGCGGTCGACGTCGTCCTGGACGGAGCCACCGCACTCGAACGGCTCGCGATCACGCCGTACGACGTGGCGGTGCTCGACCGGGACCTGCCGGGCGTCCACGGCGACGAGGTGTGCCGCCGGATCGTCGCCGACCACCCCGCCTGCCGGGTCCTGATGCTCACCGCCGCGAGCACCGTCCGCCAGCGGGTGGACGGCCTCGGGCTGGGCGCCGACGACTACCTGCCGAAGCCGTTCGACTTCGCGGAACTGGTCGCCCGCGTTCGCGCGCTCGCCCGGCGTCCGGGGCCCGCGCTGCCACCGACGCTGGAGAGCGGCGACCTCACGCTCGACCCCAACCGCCGGGTGGCGACCCGCGCCGGACGGCGGCTGGATCTCAGCCCGAAGGAGTTCGCCGTGCTGGAGTACCTGCTCGCGTCGCCGGGCCGGGTGATCTCCCCCGAGGAGCTGCTCGAACACGTCTGGGACGAGGCCGCCGACCCGTTCACGACCGCCGTGAAGACCACGATCAGACGACTTCGGACGAAGCTCGGCGATCCGCCGGTCGTGCACACGGTCCGCGGCGGCGGCTACCGACTGGGCCAACTGTGA
- a CDS encoding HAMP domain-containing sensor histidine kinase — protein sequence MTLRGQLTLLYSGAFVACGAALLGVPLLQVSESSPVPGQVPASDGVGQPAAEAGARQDLVVSSLVGLALTVLVAIVLGWLIAGRLLRPLRTITATAREISASNLHRRLGVNRRDDEFRQLAEVLDDLFTRLEASFEAQRRFVANASHELRTPLTAERTLLQVALADPDATADDLRAACREVLTLGAQQERLIDALLTLAGSESGIEHREPLDVATIVDDVVHGRGVGEGVRVDARPAPTTGDPHLVESLVANLVDNAVRHNVPEGWVPAGWVEVTTGTVDGRARLTVRNTGPVISEADVARLLEPFQQLEGARVRHGGGHGLGLAIVRAIADAHRAVLSVRPRSEGGLDVTVTF from the coding sequence GTGACGCTCCGTGGGCAGTTGACGCTGCTCTACTCCGGCGCGTTCGTGGCCTGCGGCGCGGCTCTGCTCGGCGTCCCGCTGCTGCAGGTGAGTGAGTCGTCGCCCGTTCCCGGCCAGGTACCGGCGTCGGACGGCGTCGGGCAGCCGGCGGCCGAGGCCGGCGCGCGGCAGGACCTCGTGGTGTCGTCCCTGGTGGGGCTGGCGCTCACCGTGCTGGTCGCGATCGTGCTCGGCTGGCTGATCGCCGGGCGGCTGCTCCGTCCGCTGCGGACGATCACCGCGACGGCCCGGGAGATCTCCGCATCGAACCTGCACCGCCGGCTGGGCGTCAACCGGCGGGACGACGAGTTCCGCCAGCTCGCCGAGGTGCTCGACGACCTGTTCACGCGGCTGGAGGCGTCGTTCGAGGCGCAGCGGCGGTTCGTCGCGAACGCGTCGCACGAACTCCGTACACCGCTGACGGCGGAGCGCACGCTGCTGCAGGTGGCGCTCGCCGACCCGGACGCCACCGCCGACGACCTGCGGGCCGCGTGCCGCGAGGTGCTCACGCTGGGGGCGCAGCAGGAGCGGCTGATCGACGCGCTGCTCACGCTGGCCGGTAGCGAGTCCGGAATCGAACACCGGGAGCCGCTCGACGTCGCCACGATCGTCGACGACGTGGTTCACGGCCGCGGCGTCGGTGAGGGCGTGCGGGTGGACGCGCGGCCGGCGCCGACCACCGGCGACCCACACCTGGTCGAGAGTCTGGTCGCCAACCTGGTGGACAACGCGGTGCGACACAACGTCCCCGAGGGTTGGGTCCCCGCCGGTTGGGTCGAGGTGACGACCGGCACCGTCGACGGACGGGCCCGGCTGACCGTCCGGAACACCGGCCCGGTGATCTCGGAGGCGGACGTCGCCCGGCTGCTCGAACCGTTCCAGCAGCTCGAGGGTGCCCGGGTCCGGCATGGCGGCGGGCACGGCCTCGGCCTCGCGATCGTCCGGGCGATCGCCGATGCGCACCGGGCCGTGCTGAGCGTTCGCCCTCGCTCGGAGGGCGGTCTCGACGTCACCGTGACGTTCTGA